CGGCCGTGGTCCACGGCGTGGCCCACCTCGTGGGCCGCCACCACGGCTGCCCAAACCCCTTTGCCCTCCCACACCGCGCGGGAGAGCACGAGCTCCCGCCTCTCCGGAAGGTAGGCTGCCTGCCCGTGGGCCAGGCCCTCAGCGAGCACCAGCCGCAGCCCCAGCCCGGCGCGCTTGCCCAGGGCAAGGGCGTAACCGGCGCCCGGCCGGCCCGCCTGGAACCGGGCCAGACGCCGTGCCGCAACCACGCGCACCACGGCCACGCCCACCGCTCCGGCG
This sequence is a window from Bacillota bacterium. Protein-coding genes within it:
- a CDS encoding zinc metallopeptidase, which codes for MVLGALVLLLAGAVGVAVVRVVAARRLARFQAGRPGAGYALALGKRAGLGLRLVLAEGLAHGQAAYLPERRELVLSRAVWEGKGVWAAVVAAHEVGHAVDHGRGGLPAFLLAANGASGRLLLLAWGSAVLVLVLSLV